A single genomic interval of Burkholderia sp. HI2500 harbors:
- a CDS encoding SDR family oxidoreductase, whose product MNAVPGSGRLRADFNGRVVLVTGAAQGIGAAIARRFAESDAFVALADLNGEAAAAQADALASTGGEARAYRVDAASRDELGALVAAVERDGGRLDVVVHNAAYFPLTPFTQIDEPTLDRTLSVNLSALFWLAQAALPAFERAGAGRLLVTSSVTGPRVAYPGLAHYAASKAGVNGFIRAAALELARRNVTVNGVEPGMIRTPAAGNLGDASVATQIARDIPLARMGEPEDIANAMLFLASADAAYITGQTIVVDGGATLPESGAVLGGA is encoded by the coding sequence ATGAATGCCGTGCCGGGCAGCGGCCGCCTGCGGGCGGATTTCAACGGGCGCGTCGTGCTTGTCACGGGCGCCGCGCAGGGGATCGGCGCGGCGATCGCACGCCGATTCGCGGAATCCGACGCGTTCGTCGCGCTCGCCGACCTGAACGGCGAGGCGGCCGCCGCGCAGGCCGATGCGCTCGCGAGCACGGGCGGCGAGGCGCGCGCCTATCGGGTGGATGCCGCCAGCCGCGACGAACTGGGCGCACTGGTTGCGGCGGTCGAGCGCGACGGTGGCCGGCTCGATGTGGTCGTCCACAATGCCGCGTATTTTCCGCTGACGCCGTTCACGCAGATCGACGAGCCGACGCTCGACCGGACGCTCTCGGTCAACCTGTCGGCGCTGTTCTGGCTCGCGCAGGCCGCGTTGCCGGCATTCGAGCGTGCGGGAGCGGGGCGGCTGCTCGTCACGTCGTCGGTGACGGGGCCGCGTGTCGCGTATCCGGGGCTCGCGCATTACGCGGCGTCGAAGGCTGGCGTGAACGGCTTCATTCGCGCGGCCGCGCTTGAGCTCGCGCGCCGCAACGTGACGGTGAACGGCGTCGAGCCGGGCATGATTCGCACGCCGGCGGCCGGCAATCTCGGCGACGCGTCGGTCGCGACGCAGATCGCGCGCGACATTCCGCTCGCGCGGATGGGCGAACCGGAAGATATCGCGAACGCGATGCTGTTTCTCGCATCGGCGGATGCCGCTTACATTACGGGGCAGACGATCGTCGTCGACGGCGGTGCGACGCTGCCCGAGAGCGGTGCGGTGCTTGGCGGCGCGTGA
- a CDS encoding dihydrodipicolinate reductase, with protein sequence MQVLVVGTGKLASELLDAHRLDPATCRVIPWSDSARNDAQRSDARTIVVHAGSGRELPAVIAFCEATGSPLVELSTGSELETGSHAFPVVLCPNTNILMLKFMSMLETSGHLFHDCRISVTESHQAGKTSVPGTAVGIGQSLGVRPEDIRSVRDPDVQRSEFAVADDQLGRHAIHRIRIDDGACSLQFESRVVGATPYADGVSRIVDAVRLHDLEHRRYSIVEFIRNGWL encoded by the coding sequence ATGCAAGTACTCGTCGTAGGAACCGGCAAGCTGGCCAGCGAACTGCTCGACGCGCACCGGCTCGACCCGGCCACCTGCCGCGTGATCCCCTGGTCGGACAGCGCGCGCAACGACGCGCAGCGCAGCGACGCCCGAACGATCGTCGTGCATGCCGGTTCCGGCCGCGAACTCCCCGCCGTGATCGCGTTCTGCGAGGCCACCGGATCGCCACTCGTCGAACTGTCGACCGGCTCCGAGCTCGAAACCGGCTCGCACGCTTTCCCGGTCGTGCTGTGCCCGAACACGAACATCCTGATGCTCAAGTTCATGAGCATGCTGGAAACCAGCGGCCACCTGTTTCACGACTGCCGGATCAGCGTGACGGAGTCGCACCAGGCCGGCAAGACGTCCGTCCCCGGCACGGCCGTCGGGATCGGCCAGTCGCTCGGCGTGCGGCCGGAAGACATCCGCTCCGTGCGCGACCCGGACGTGCAACGCAGCGAATTCGCGGTCGCCGACGATCAGCTCGGCCGCCACGCGATTCACCGGATCCGCATCGACGACGGCGCGTGCAGCCTGCAGTTCGAATCGCGCGTGGTGGGTGCGACGCCTTACGCCGATGGCGTGTCGCGCATCGTCGATGCTGTTCGGCTGCACGATCTCGAGCACCGCCGCTATTCGATCGTCGAGTTCATCCGCAACGGCTGGCTGTAA
- a CDS encoding SDR family NAD(P)-dependent oxidoreductase, whose protein sequence is MEHDFKGKAVAITGGFGHLGIATAAWLGERGARVALIGRGAAPAAQALPGVPADALRIGGIDLVDPQAAAQALDTVQREFGRVDALLNIAGAFVWQTIADGDAATWDRMYELNVKTALNASKAALPHLLANPAGRIVNIGAGAAFKAGTGMGAYAAAKAGVARLTEALAAELLDRGVTVNAILPSIIDTPPNRADMPDADFTRWVKPEQIAATIGFLLSADAQAITGASIPVTGRVA, encoded by the coding sequence ATGGAACACGATTTCAAAGGCAAGGCAGTCGCGATCACCGGCGGATTCGGTCACCTGGGCATCGCGACGGCCGCGTGGCTCGGCGAGCGCGGCGCACGCGTCGCGCTGATCGGCCGCGGCGCGGCCCCGGCGGCGCAGGCGCTGCCCGGCGTGCCGGCCGACGCGCTGCGCATCGGCGGCATCGATCTCGTCGATCCGCAGGCCGCCGCGCAGGCGCTCGATACCGTGCAGCGCGAATTCGGCCGGGTCGATGCGCTGCTGAACATCGCGGGCGCGTTCGTGTGGCAGACGATCGCCGACGGCGACGCCGCCACGTGGGACCGCATGTACGAACTGAACGTGAAGACCGCGCTGAACGCATCGAAGGCCGCGCTGCCGCACCTGCTGGCGAACCCGGCCGGGCGCATCGTCAACATCGGCGCGGGCGCGGCGTTCAAGGCCGGCACGGGGATGGGCGCATACGCGGCCGCGAAGGCCGGCGTCGCGCGGCTCACCGAGGCGCTGGCGGCCGAACTGCTCGACCGCGGCGTGACGGTGAACGCGATCCTGCCGAGCATCATCGATACGCCGCCGAACCGCGCCGACATGCCGGACGCGGATTTCACGCGCTGGGTGAAGCCGGAGCAGATCGCGGCGACGATCGGCTTCCTGTTGTCGGCCGACGCGCAGGCGATCACCGGCGCGTCGATTCCGGTGACCGGCCGCGTGGCATAG
- the creB gene encoding two-component system response regulator CreB — translation MHQPTILIVEDEVAIADTIIYALGTDGMQTVHCMLGQAALDHLRDTRVDLVVLDVGLPDLSGFEVCRRLRTFSDVPVIFLTARHDEIDRIVGLEIGADDYVVKPFSPRELAARVRVILRRFYRTAAPESIPTPVVPVPAPAETTAPGFTLDTDGARISWLGHALDLTRYEFGLLALLVRHPGRIYSREQLMDLVWHEAFDSADRTVDTHIKTLRAKLRAIDPERDPIRTHRGMGYSLQP, via the coding sequence ATGCATCAGCCCACTATCCTGATCGTCGAAGATGAAGTGGCGATCGCGGACACGATCATCTATGCCCTCGGCACCGACGGCATGCAGACCGTCCACTGCATGCTCGGCCAGGCGGCGCTCGACCACCTGCGCGACACGCGCGTCGATCTCGTGGTGCTCGACGTCGGCCTGCCGGATCTCAGCGGCTTCGAGGTGTGCCGGCGGCTGCGCACGTTCTCCGACGTGCCGGTGATCTTCCTCACCGCGCGGCACGATGAAATCGACCGGATCGTCGGGCTCGAGATCGGTGCCGACGATTACGTGGTCAAGCCGTTTTCGCCGCGCGAACTGGCGGCGCGGGTGCGCGTGATTCTGCGGCGCTTCTACCGGACGGCTGCGCCCGAATCGATCCCCACGCCTGTGGTACCCGTACCCGCGCCGGCCGAGACAACCGCACCGGGTTTCACACTCGACACCGACGGCGCCCGCATATCGTGGCTCGGCCACGCACTGGACCTCACGCGCTACGAGTTCGGGCTGCTGGCGCTGCTGGTCCGGCATCCGGGGCGCATCTACTCGCGTGAGCAACTGATGGACCTCGTGTGGCACGAGGCATTCGATTCGGCCGACCGCACGGTCGACACGCACATCAAGACGTTGCGCGCGAAGCTGCGCGCGATCGACCCCGAGCGCGACCCGATCCGCACGCATCGCGGGATGGGTTATTCGCTGCAACCGTAA
- the creC gene encoding two-component system sensor histidine kinase CreC has translation MHIGLRIFFGFFLIVGLAALITLRVFVQEVKPGVREAMEDTLVDTAQVLATLAADDLANGHIANGAFARQLSNLHERPISANVWGVQKNTIGYRLYITDAHGIVRYDSSGRAVGQDYSRWNDVYRTLRGEYGARSTRSDPNDDSSTVMHVAAPIRHGNEIIGVLTIAKPNQTVAPFIARSQRKIMLYGALLMGGAILIGVACTWWLVVGLRRLQRYARAIAAGERADMPLQGASELAELGRAVESMHQRLEDRQYVETYIHTLTHEMKSPLAAISGAAELLQEDMPVTNRRRFTENIRRQAGRLEQMIRKLLALAEVEQKQRLSVREPVALRPVLEQLVDDIEPRARQRGVNLAIDAHDAADPAVVEGDPFLLRQALGNLLDNALDFAPQGSTIRIALERQPAGKAHVAVVRVTDDGPGVPDYALARVFERFYSLPRPDGQDRSTGLGLCFVREVAMLHRGQVALANRDEGGACATLTLPSAG, from the coding sequence ATGCATATCGGCCTGCGCATCTTCTTCGGTTTTTTCCTGATCGTCGGCCTGGCTGCGCTGATCACGCTGCGCGTGTTCGTGCAGGAGGTGAAGCCGGGTGTGCGCGAGGCGATGGAGGACACGCTCGTCGATACCGCGCAGGTGCTCGCGACGCTGGCCGCCGACGACCTGGCGAACGGCCACATTGCCAACGGCGCGTTCGCGCGGCAACTGTCGAACCTGCACGAACGCCCGATCAGCGCGAACGTATGGGGCGTGCAGAAGAACACGATCGGCTACCGTCTCTACATCACCGACGCGCACGGCATCGTGCGCTACGACTCGTCCGGCCGCGCGGTCGGGCAGGACTATTCGCGCTGGAACGACGTGTACCGGACGCTGCGCGGCGAGTACGGCGCGCGCAGCACGCGCAGCGATCCGAACGATGACAGTAGCACCGTGATGCACGTGGCGGCGCCGATCCGGCACGGCAACGAGATCATTGGCGTGCTGACGATCGCGAAGCCGAACCAGACGGTCGCGCCGTTCATCGCGCGCAGCCAGCGCAAGATCATGCTGTACGGCGCGCTGCTGATGGGCGGCGCGATCCTGATCGGCGTGGCCTGCACGTGGTGGCTGGTGGTCGGGCTGCGGCGCCTGCAGCGCTATGCGCGCGCGATCGCGGCGGGCGAGCGGGCCGACATGCCGCTACAGGGCGCAAGCGAGCTGGCCGAGCTCGGGCGCGCGGTGGAAAGCATGCATCAGCGGCTGGAAGACCGGCAGTACGTCGAGACCTATATCCACACGCTCACGCACGAGATGAAGAGCCCGCTGGCGGCAATCAGCGGCGCGGCCGAACTGCTGCAGGAAGACATGCCGGTGACGAACCGGCGGCGCTTCACCGAGAACATCCGCCGCCAGGCCGGCCGACTCGAACAGATGATCCGCAAGCTGCTCGCGCTCGCCGAAGTCGAGCAGAAGCAGCGCCTGTCGGTGCGCGAACCGGTCGCGCTGCGGCCGGTGCTCGAACAGCTCGTCGACGATATCGAGCCGCGCGCGCGGCAGCGCGGCGTGAACCTCGCGATCGACGCGCACGACGCGGCCGATCCGGCAGTCGTCGAAGGCGATCCGTTCCTGCTGCGCCAGGCGCTCGGCAACCTGCTCGACAACGCGCTGGATTTCGCGCCGCAGGGCAGCACGATCCGCATCGCGCTCGAACGGCAGCCGGCGGGTAAGGCCCATGTCGCGGTCGTGCGTGTGACCGACGACGGCCCCGGCGTGCCCGACTACGCACTGGCGCGCGTGTTCGAGCGCTTCTATTCGCTGCCGCGCCCCGACGGCCAGGATCGCAGCACGGGCCTTGGGCTGTGTTTCGTCCGCGAGGTCGCGATGCTGCACCGCGGCCAGGTCGCGCTCGCGAACCGCGACGAAGGCGGCGCGTGCGCGACGCTCACGCTGCCGTCGGCGGGCTGA
- the creD gene encoding cell envelope integrity protein CreD yields MNRVLLFKFAITAFLALLILIPLQMVQSIVHERAAYRRDALQSIWSSYAGPQTVAGPVLVVHYTEVTRVRDDSPAGGATKTSLRSETKRLLVFPKTLNVDGTLTTSVRYRGIHKALVYELASRMTGTLALPDLKKLPQADGHVSFKIDDAYVSIGIGDIRGLTAQPDLRIGGTRFDVEQGTRLDSLRQGVHANVDLAALADANAGAVVPFSVDLPLRGADSVAFAPVGDQNDFSLKSTWPHPSFDGAFLPNNRTVDARGFTGNWRVTSFNTKAREQIISGDGEGAIEMASVSVIEPVNVYLQAERATKYGALFVMLTFASFFMYELVKRLRIHPIQYTLVGLSLALFFLLLLSLSEHIKFAYAYLAASGACIGLLAFYLSFVLHSVKRGAVFAVLLAVLYAALYGLLLSEDNALMLGSLLLFAILAGIMTLTRRVDWYSLGAAWQPLADKAAAGAAKPGAQVK; encoded by the coding sequence ATGAATCGAGTCCTGTTGTTCAAATTCGCGATCACCGCGTTTCTCGCGCTGCTGATCCTGATCCCGCTGCAGATGGTGCAAAGCATCGTGCATGAACGTGCCGCGTATCGCCGGGATGCGCTGCAGAGCATCTGGTCGAGCTATGCGGGGCCGCAGACGGTGGCGGGCCCCGTGCTCGTCGTGCACTACACGGAAGTCACGCGGGTGCGCGACGATTCGCCGGCCGGCGGCGCGACGAAGACGAGCCTGCGCAGCGAGACGAAGCGCCTGCTCGTGTTTCCGAAGACGCTGAACGTCGACGGCACGCTGACGACCAGCGTCCGGTATCGCGGCATTCACAAGGCGCTGGTGTACGAGCTGGCGAGCCGGATGACCGGCACGCTGGCGTTGCCGGACCTGAAGAAGCTGCCGCAGGCGGACGGCCACGTGAGCTTCAAGATCGACGATGCCTATGTGTCGATCGGCATCGGCGACATTCGCGGGCTGACCGCGCAGCCCGACTTGCGCATCGGCGGCACGCGCTTCGACGTCGAGCAGGGCACGCGGCTGGACAGCCTGCGCCAGGGCGTGCACGCGAACGTCGATCTCGCGGCGCTGGCGGACGCAAACGCAGGGGCGGTCGTGCCGTTCAGCGTCGACCTGCCGTTGCGCGGGGCGGATTCCGTCGCGTTCGCACCGGTGGGCGACCAGAACGATTTCTCGCTGAAATCGACGTGGCCGCATCCGAGTTTCGACGGCGCATTCCTGCCGAACAACCGCACGGTCGATGCGCGCGGCTTCACCGGCAACTGGCGCGTGACGTCGTTCAACACGAAGGCGCGTGAGCAGATCATCTCGGGCGACGGGGAAGGCGCGATCGAAATGGCGTCGGTGTCGGTGATCGAACCCGTGAACGTCTATCTGCAGGCCGAACGTGCGACGAAGTACGGCGCGCTGTTCGTGATGCTCACGTTCGCGAGCTTCTTCATGTACGAGCTCGTGAAGCGGCTGCGCATTCACCCGATCCAGTACACGCTGGTCGGCCTGTCGCTCGCGCTGTTCTTCCTGTTGCTGCTGAGCCTGTCCGAACACATCAAGTTCGCGTATGCGTATCTCGCGGCGAGCGGTGCATGTATCGGGTTGCTCGCCTTCTACCTGTCGTTCGTGCTGCACAGCGTGAAGCGCGGGGCGGTGTTCGCGGTGCTGCTCGCGGTGCTGTACGCGGCGCTCTACGGGTTGCTGCTGTCGGAAGACAACGCGCTGATGCTCGGTTCGCTGCTGCTGTTCGCGATCCTCGCCGGCATCATGACGCTCACGCGCCGCGTCGACTGGTATTCGCTCGGTGCCGCGTGGCAGCCGCTGGCCGACAAGGCGGCGGCGGGTGCCGCGAAGCCGGGCGCGCAGGTGAAGTAA
- a CDS encoding RidA family protein, with amino-acid sequence MAEAVNPPEVWAPFGAFSMAVIQGDGRIVHLKGQVSLDRDGRVVGHGDMRMQVRQTLDNIRAVLATMGGQMQDVISLVHYATDIDAFMQAGDIRKTYFAEPYPVTTTVQVERLYHPDLLIEITAVAEIPLARFRRPASRA; translated from the coding sequence ATGGCCGAAGCAGTGAATCCGCCGGAAGTCTGGGCGCCGTTCGGCGCGTTCTCGATGGCCGTGATCCAGGGCGATGGCCGGATCGTGCACCTGAAGGGGCAAGTGTCGCTCGACCGCGACGGCCGGGTGGTCGGCCACGGCGACATGCGCATGCAGGTACGCCAGACGCTCGACAACATCCGCGCCGTGCTCGCCACGATGGGCGGACAGATGCAGGACGTGATCTCGCTCGTTCACTACGCGACCGACATCGATGCCTTCATGCAGGCCGGCGACATCCGCAAGACCTACTTCGCCGAGCCCTATCCCGTGACGACGACCGTCCAGGTCGAGCGTCTCTACCATCCCGATCTGCTGATCGAGATCACCGCTGTTGCAGAGATTCCGCTGGCGCGTTTTCGACGGCCTGCATCGCGCGCGTGA
- a CDS encoding oxidoreductase-like domain-containing protein, translated as MPNTASPDPSVDDPRPTPPIQPELEDCCNSGCSPCVFDLYDEALARYRVELAEWEARQAQRKHHA; from the coding sequence GTGCCCAACACTGCCTCTCCGGATCCGTCCGTCGACGATCCCCGTCCGACCCCGCCCATCCAGCCCGAACTCGAAGACTGCTGCAACAGCGGTTGCTCGCCGTGCGTCTTCGATCTCTACGACGAAGCACTCGCGCGGTATCGCGTCGAGCTGGCCGAATGGGAAGCGCGCCAGGCGCAACGCAAGCATCACGCGTGA
- a CDS encoding MFS transporter translates to MTNDTLAPCVPAGTAAAATPRSHHGWALVVLLVGAILPPLDYFIVNLALPAIRDGIGARPAELQLVVSAYACANAVVQITGGRLGDLYGRKRMFMIGMAGFVVASTLCGLAGSGAVLVGGRVLQGLFAAILAPQVLATIRSVFTPQEQVRVMGFYGFVFGLAAVIGQLGGGALISLHPFGLGWRAIFLVNLPIGILALIGSWRFIPESRPPKGQRIDVPGMVLLSLFLLMLVYPLTHGREAGWPLWMVACLVGALPMLGALLAVEARRLAGGHDPLLDVRLFRNPVVALGLVLAFLFYTLSAFFLSYGIYLQGCLNWSPLASGLAILPLGLGFLSSPLLMPRLVGRFGGYRVLTLGFAMLAAGVATAAALAGAAAPGAGFYVGIAAIGIGQGLVLPSVVRIVLAEVDTARAGVASGMVTAMLQIGAAVGAATLGGVFFARLGAHPAALDYVQGFRTSMFALTAVLLVCIVLSAMLGPLHRRLHAGG, encoded by the coding sequence ATGACGAACGACACCCTTGCCCCCTGCGTGCCGGCCGGCACGGCCGCCGCGGCGACGCCGCGCAGCCACCACGGCTGGGCGCTGGTGGTCCTGCTGGTTGGCGCGATTTTGCCGCCGCTCGACTACTTCATTGTGAATCTCGCGCTGCCGGCCATCCGCGACGGCATCGGCGCGCGCCCGGCCGAGCTGCAGCTGGTCGTATCGGCGTACGCTTGCGCGAACGCCGTCGTGCAGATCACCGGCGGCCGGCTCGGCGACCTGTACGGCCGCAAGCGGATGTTCATGATCGGGATGGCCGGCTTCGTCGTCGCGTCGACGCTGTGCGGGCTCGCCGGCAGCGGCGCGGTGCTGGTCGGCGGCCGCGTGCTGCAGGGCCTGTTCGCCGCGATCCTCGCGCCGCAAGTGCTCGCGACGATCCGCAGCGTGTTCACCCCGCAGGAGCAGGTGCGCGTGATGGGCTTCTACGGTTTCGTGTTCGGCCTCGCGGCCGTGATCGGCCAGCTCGGCGGCGGCGCGTTGATCAGCCTGCATCCGTTCGGGCTCGGCTGGCGCGCGATCTTCCTCGTCAACCTGCCGATCGGCATCCTGGCGCTGATCGGCAGCTGGCGCTTCATCCCGGAAAGCCGCCCGCCGAAAGGCCAGCGCATCGACGTGCCGGGCATGGTGCTGCTGTCGCTGTTCCTGCTGATGCTCGTCTATCCGCTCACGCACGGGCGCGAGGCCGGCTGGCCGCTGTGGATGGTCGCGTGCCTCGTCGGCGCGCTGCCGATGCTCGGCGCGCTGCTGGCGGTCGAGGCGCGCCGTCTCGCGGGCGGCCATGATCCGCTGCTCGACGTGCGCCTGTTCCGCAATCCCGTCGTCGCCCTCGGGCTCGTACTGGCGTTCCTGTTCTACACGCTGAGCGCGTTCTTCCTGAGCTACGGGATCTACCTGCAGGGCTGCCTGAACTGGTCGCCGCTCGCGTCCGGGCTCGCGATCCTGCCGCTCGGGCTCGGTTTCCTGTCGAGCCCGCTGCTGATGCCGCGACTCGTCGGCCGGTTCGGCGGCTATCGCGTGCTCACGCTCGGTTTCGCGATGCTCGCGGCCGGCGTCGCGACGGCCGCCGCGCTGGCGGGTGCAGCCGCGCCGGGCGCCGGCTTCTACGTGGGGATCGCGGCGATCGGGATCGGCCAGGGCCTCGTGCTGCCGTCGGTCGTGCGGATCGTGCTCGCGGAAGTCGACACGGCGCGCGCGGGTGTCGCCTCCGGCATGGTCACCGCGATGCTGCAGATCGGCGCGGCTGTCGGCGCGGCCACGCTCGGCGGCGTGTTCTTCGCCCGGCTCGGCGCGCATCCGGCCGCGCTCGATTACGTGCAGGGCTTCAGGACGTCGATGTTCGCGCTGACGGCCGTCCTGCTCGTATGCATTGTGCTGTCGGCGATGCTCGGGCCGCTGCATCGGCGGCTGCATGCAGGCGGGTAA
- a CDS encoding LysR family transcriptional regulator — MRGFDLDQLRTFAAVADAGSLTAAAPLLHLSQSTVSEQVRKLESRAGVPLFVRSKRGVEPTPAGSRLLQHARRIVALNEAAFDEVRGQAIKGELRVAITDYYRTNEVAGLLARLRECYPQLSLHVSAMKSADIEAAHARGQVDLGVVMNLSSGPFRPASADTRWVLRREPLSWVASPALAEQLPEPLPLVLLPDDCMMHQVAVRSLDEQHMPYRLVHSASGVAGLQSMLAAGLGVGCLCASAIGDGMMRLGAKYRLPPLPDAVFSLTPPMPGEREAVTQAREVLSRQLLM; from the coding sequence ATGCGCGGTTTCGACCTGGATCAGTTGCGTACTTTCGCGGCGGTCGCGGATGCCGGCAGCCTGACGGCCGCCGCGCCGCTGCTGCACCTGTCGCAGTCGACGGTCAGCGAGCAGGTGCGCAAGCTCGAATCGCGCGCCGGCGTGCCGCTGTTCGTGCGCAGCAAGCGCGGGGTCGAGCCGACGCCGGCCGGCTCGCGGCTGCTGCAGCATGCGCGGCGCATCGTCGCGCTGAACGAGGCCGCGTTCGACGAAGTGCGCGGGCAGGCGATCAAGGGCGAGCTGCGCGTCGCGATCACCGATTATTACCGGACCAACGAAGTCGCGGGCCTGCTCGCGCGGCTGCGGGAGTGCTACCCGCAACTGAGCCTGCACGTCAGCGCGATGAAGAGTGCCGATATCGAGGCCGCGCATGCGCGCGGGCAGGTCGATCTCGGCGTGGTGATGAACCTGTCGAGCGGGCCGTTCCGGCCGGCGTCGGCCGATACGCGCTGGGTGCTGCGGCGCGAGCCGCTGTCGTGGGTCGCATCGCCCGCGCTCGCCGAGCAGTTGCCCGAGCCGCTGCCGCTCGTGCTGCTGCCGGACGACTGCATGATGCATCAGGTCGCGGTGCGCTCGCTCGACGAGCAGCACATGCCGTACCGGCTCGTGCACAGCGCGTCGGGCGTGGCCGGGCTGCAGTCGATGCTGGCGGCGGGGCTCGGGGTGGGCTGCCTGTGCGCGTCGGCGATCGGCGACGGCATGATGCGGCTCGGCGCGAAATACCGGCTGCCGCCGCTGCCCGATGCGGTGTTTTCGCTGACGCCGCCGATGCCCGGCGAACGCGAAGCCGTCACGCAGGCGCGCGAGGTGCTGTCGCGGCAATTGCTGATGTGA
- a CDS encoding DUF7660 family protein, translated as MNDELQRQMDAKLQDALERVVDERSLIQFLRVLGHDWNTERQLEADVPPSPYARAALGWENRSIGEYLDAMVDWAEASEEGLRFYDVPDNPWRRMADILFAGKIYE; from the coding sequence ATGAACGACGAACTGCAACGCCAGATGGACGCGAAGCTGCAGGATGCGCTGGAGCGCGTGGTCGACGAACGCTCACTGATCCAGTTTCTGCGCGTGCTCGGCCACGACTGGAACACGGAGCGCCAGCTCGAGGCCGACGTGCCGCCGTCGCCGTACGCCCGCGCCGCGCTCGGCTGGGAAAACCGCTCGATCGGCGAGTACCTGGACGCGATGGTCGACTGGGCCGAGGCGTCGGAAGAAGGGCTGCGTTTCTACGACGTGCCCGACAATCCGTGGCGGCGCATGGCGGACATCCTGTTCGCCGGGAAAATCTACGAATAG
- a CDS encoding LysR family transcriptional regulator, whose protein sequence is MTTDLNWERYRTFLAVLTEGSLSGAARALGITQPTAGRHVAALEAAFGQTLFTRSPSGLLPTEAALALRGHAEALRSAAAAFERAAASHGAGVRGIVRISASDVIAVEVLPPMLAQLRRNHPGLVIELVPTDRLQDVLKREADIAVRMAPPTQEALVARRIGAVDVGLYARDDYLAHNGVPETTDALAHHALIGFDTVTPFIRSMGRSMPLWKRDAFSLRTDSNLAQLAMIRAGYGIGFCQSGLAKRDARLVRVLPDTLAMQLETWVVMHEDLRSSPRCRAVFDALADGLHAYVSGEIVE, encoded by the coding sequence ATGACCACCGATCTGAACTGGGAACGCTACCGCACCTTTCTCGCCGTGCTGACGGAAGGCTCGCTGTCGGGCGCGGCACGCGCCCTCGGCATTACGCAGCCGACGGCCGGCCGCCACGTCGCGGCGCTGGAGGCCGCGTTCGGCCAGACGCTGTTCACGCGCTCGCCGTCCGGCCTGCTGCCGACCGAGGCGGCGCTCGCGCTGCGCGGCCATGCAGAGGCGCTACGCAGCGCGGCGGCCGCGTTCGAGCGCGCGGCCGCGAGCCACGGCGCCGGCGTGCGCGGCATCGTGCGGATCTCGGCCAGCGACGTGATCGCCGTCGAAGTGCTGCCGCCGATGCTCGCGCAATTGCGGCGCAACCACCCGGGGCTCGTCATCGAACTGGTGCCGACCGACCGCCTCCAGGACGTGCTCAAGCGCGAGGCCGACATCGCGGTCCGGATGGCGCCGCCCACGCAGGAGGCGCTGGTTGCGCGGCGTATCGGCGCGGTCGATGTCGGGCTGTATGCGCGCGACGATTACCTGGCGCACAACGGCGTGCCCGAGACGACCGACGCACTCGCGCATCACGCGCTGATCGGCTTCGATACGGTCACGCCGTTCATCCGCTCGATGGGCCGCAGCATGCCGCTGTGGAAGCGCGATGCGTTCTCGCTGCGCACCGACAGCAACCTCGCCCAGCTCGCGATGATCCGCGCCGGCTACGGGATCGGCTTCTGCCAGAGCGGGCTCGCGAAACGTGACGCGCGGCTCGTGCGGGTGCTGCCGGACACGCTCGCGATGCAGCTGGAAACCTGGGTCGTGATGCACGAGGACCTGCGGTCGAGCCCGCGCTGCCGCGCGGTGTTCGATGCGCTGGCCGACGGGCTGCATGCGTATGTGAGCGGCGAAATCGTCGAATAA